One Paenibacillus sp. SYP-B4298 genomic window, GTGTAGGCTACAAGCTCGTGATGCCCAAAAAGCTCGTCACCCCCATGTAAAGGGAGAGGCGAGCTCTATGTGTTTGTTCCGTCATCGCAAGCGATCACCTGCGCAGGTAACGCATACATCGCAAGCTTCACACGAAAGGCCAATGTGCAGTCCCCAAGCCATGTGGGTCTTTCGGGTTGCTGCAGTGAGGCGGCCGCGCGCTAGGCTTGTCCCTGATTCCATGCGAACATCCGCTTCTGGTACTCCTTCGGAGAGCAAGCGTGGTATTTTCTAAACATTTTGTAGAAATGCGCCATATTGGGCATGCCGATCAGCTCGCCGACCTCGGCGATGCTCACATCGCGGGTGAGCAGCAGCCGTTCCGCCCATTTGATTTTGCGGTAATTCACATATTCGGTGAAGGACATGCCGAATGTCTTCTTGAAGAATTTGACGAAGTAATAATAGCTCATATTAGCCAATTGGCACACCTCATTGATGGAGATGCGGTCGCCGAGCCGATCCTCGACATAACTAAGCACCGGCTTCATTCGCTGTCTATCGAAGCTCTCCCGCTCGGTCAGCACCTTGCGCTGGTCATTGCGGAGCAGCAGCAGAATGATCTTCTTCACAAGCAGATCGACAGCCAGTTCATAGCCCGTCTGCTTCTCCGAGGTTTCCACCTGAATCTCCCGCATAATCGCAGCGATCTGCTGCTTCACCTGCGGCTTCTCATTAAAAATATAATTAATGCGGCTAAGCGGCTGCTCCGCTTCAAAGAAATACCGAATATAAGGCATCGTGCTATGGTCAAAAAATTGCTCCAGGTCAAATTGCACGACCACATAGCGTAGCGGACAGCCGATGCTGCGGTCGCGGTGCAGTTGGGAATTGCCGATGATCGCAATATCTCCTGCATGAAGCTGGTAATACTCGTCATCGACATATACATCCAATACACCCGATTCAATCAGAAGCAGCTCCACCTCACGATGATAATGCCAATCGATCATCCGGTCGTCGGTTCTCTCCGTTACAATGACATGCAAAGACAAAAGAGGGTTTTCATACTGAACCTTCTCATTATAATACTCCATGGACAAGGCCTCTCCTTGGTAAAATGGCATCCTGTCAGCCATACTGTGTATTGTAGTGCCATCGCAGGGTCTTCACTATACTTTAGTCTATTCGGAGCGCGAATAGCAAGTCAGCAGGCCGCTTTTGGAGTATGGTCAAAAAACTGTTATAACTATCTGCAAAAAACGGTTGTGTCGGCGGCACAGATTGTCTATTCTAAAGCTATGTGCTTTAAAGCTCAGGATTCATATTGATTTGAGGGGTGTCAGGATGAAACAAAAACGTAGCTTTACGCTGCCGATCGTCATTTTCTCTATTGTGCTGGTCGGTACGATCGGCCTGCTGTTTTTTTTGCCGGCGTATGAGGGCGAGGTTGGCTTTGATGTCACCATTTTACCGTTATTGAATGCCATCTATAATTTGTTCACCTTCAGCTTTCTGGTCATCTCGCTAATTGCGGTCAAGAAGGGGAACATCAATAGGCACCGCAATTTTATTATGTGTGCCTTCGTGTCCACTGCCTTATTTCTGGTCACGTATGTGGTCTACCATTTCCTGACGGAGCCGACTCCGTTCGGCGGCGGGCCCATCATGAAGATGATCTATTTCTTCGTGCTGTTTAGTCATATTCTGCTCGCGATCGTCAATGTGCCGCTCGCGCTGATTGCTGTCGTTCGCGGCTTCAATATGCAGATTGAGAAGCACCGCAGGATCGCCCGCTGGACGATGCCGGTGTGGCTGTACGTCAGTGCAACAGGCGTGCTCGTCTATATACTGATCTCCCCATATTATTAAGGCTTGCATTGCGGCGCCCATCAGGCGCCATGAGGATCGCTTGCACAGCGAGGCGGCGCTGGACTTCAGGTCTGGCGCCGCCTCGCTGCATGTGGGCTGTAATTTGGCTAACAGGGCGCCGCGTGCGTATCGCTTCACCCCTAGCAGCATAAGTCTGCCAATTTCCGCTGATTTCTGCGTAGCAGTGCCATAACTTCTAGGTCTGCTCAAGGCACTCACGCGCAAGCTCATGCTTATCGTCCTCCAGCAGCCGTTCTCCAAGCTGCACTTCAATCCATTCGAGAGCTCTAGTCCCAGAACATATGCCGTGCGGCATCCCCGGCGGAATGTCCAGTACTGTGCCAGGTTCGACATTGCGCTGCTGCCCCTGACAGAAGAAGCGCCCTCTCCCGCTCACCACTGTCCAGACTGTATGCCTGCGGCGATGGAGGTGATAGCTGGTGCTTGCGCAAGGCGTCATCGACACCTTGCGTGTCCAGCATTCTGATCCGGATGCGGAGCGGCTGTAATCCAGCGTCCGCATATGCCCCCAGCGCTTTTCCTCCATCCAGGTGACCGCATCGGCGACAGGGTGCAGTTGCTTGATCCGGTCGGCGTTCTCCCGGCTGGCGACAAGCACTCCGGCGGCACTCGCGGCTACGATGATCTCCGGCACATCGATGACATGGACGGGGCAAGCCAGCTCGTTGACCAGCCAGGTGCCAGGCGAGCCGGCTGATATGCTGCCCGCTCCAATCTGCCGCTGGCCGATCTCTGAGGTTAAGGCAGACCAGCTACCCAGGTCTTTCCATGCTCTCGTATAGCGAAGCACAATGGCGTGGGAGCAATGCTCTGCGACTTCCTCGTCGAAGCTAAGGGTCGCCAGCTTCGCATAGCGCTGCAAGAGCTGCTCCGGGTTCAGCGGCAGCCCTCGCTCCTTCATCAGTTGCAGCATATAGCCAAGCCGAAAGGCGAAGACGCCGCAATTCCATAGTGCGCCTTCTGCAATCAGCGCTGCCGCGCTTGTCTTGTCCGGCTTCTCTGTGAAGCGGCTAACCCGTGAATAGGCTGGGCACGTCTTGGTCTGCTGCGGCACAATGTACCCGTATTGCGTAGAAGGATGGTCAGGGCTGCAGCCAATAAGCGCGAGCTCTGCACCGGACTGCGCCAGCGCGTCCGGCAGTTGCCTTAGCAGGCTGAGGAAGGGCTGCTCTGCATACATATCGGCTGGCAGCACGCACACCGTCTCCTCGTCCCCGGCTGCGCCCGCAGTGTAGAGGGAGGCAGCGGCGAGCGCGATGGCGTGGAAGGTGCCTCGCTTATGCGGCTCGCTCCAGATCGCGAGCTTCTCGCCACAATGCTGGCGGGTCAATTCGACCTGGCTCGCATGAGTGACGATGGCTGCTGTCTGCAGCAGACCTGCCTGCTCCAACTGATTGCATATCCGCTCAAGCATGGACTGGGGAGCGCCGCTGTCATCATTCAGCAGCCTTAGAAATACCTTTGTACGTGCGCCGCTTGACCAGGGCCAGAGCCTCTGCCCGGAGCCGCCCGACAGCAAAACAATTCGCACGGCTAACCCTCCTCTCGTCCGGCGCAGAGATGATGCGCCAATTTCCCAAGATCACGCCTTGCTCCGCTGCGATCCAGGACGGCGGACATAGGCCCTGCGCTTATGGAAGGAGAGCGAGCGGTATCGCAGCGCCAGGGAGGCAAGCTTGCCCGGAGTCAGCAACGACGCCTCTGTCGACAAGCTTTTATTCTGCGCAGGCTTAAAGCGGATTCTATCGGGCTGCTGGGCATACAGATAGTTGCCATACGTTTCGAATTCGGAGAATCCGAACTGCTTATGCTTACGGATGCTGTTCATAATGGCAGTATGCCATTTAACGCCATGCCGCTGCTCAATGACCTTCTTCAACTCACGCACCTTGCGTTTGTCCATGAGCATGTAATGGGCGACAAAGGAGCGGGGGGATGAAGCTTTTCTGCCAAGCAGCCGGGCATAGGTTACGAAATATTCATCCTGGCTCCAGCGGCGGGTATAGAAGACATGTTTGGCGCCAGACTTGAAGCGATGCGGTCGAAGTAGCACGGTATCGGCATCGATAACGAGATAATGGCTCTGCCGGCCCAGCTTCTCTCCTGCCAGCTTGAGCAACTGCTGATAGAGCCAGCCGGAGCGTTCCCAGCGCTTGGAGCGGTATTGAATCTGCTTCTTGGTAAAAGGCAGCAGTGTCCGCTCATCAACGAAGGTGCAGCCCTTCTTGCGGCAGAGCTCGCGGATGCGGGGCAGATCGGGCGAGACAATCATCAGCTTGTCGATCGGATGGCGAACCTGCTTGCGCACGCTATCGATGACATACGGAAGCGTGCCGATGTCCTTCTCAATGGCCGGGATGAATACATCAATCGTTAGCTTGCTGTGAGTTCCGCTGGTTTTGCTGCTGTCAGGGAGGTTAGTATGGTCGGACGGGCTTGAAGAATGAGCGGCACTACGTACCGACTGGATGAAGAGGGTGCCTGGTTTTGACATTGTATATCTCCACCTACCTTTCCATTGGGGCGTTCCACATGGGGAAGCACGGTGTAACCGATAGTGCTATGATATGAGCTTTGCTCCGATTTGAACTGGGCTGATAGCTATGGATGGAGTTTGTTATAATAGCTGTAGCATTCTTAGTTCAAGAGAGGGGGGCTCTGCAATGGCAGTCTTCGAGACGATGCTTCGTCATGAGAGGATCGATTTTGGCTATCGGCACGATCAGCCTATCCAGGCCGTCTTCCATTCGCATATGGAATATGAAATTTTCTATTTTCACGAGGGTAGCTGCCGGTACTTGATCGGTGACAAAATCTATGAGCTGGAGCCAGGCGATCTTATATTAATGCATGGCATGACGCTGCACTGCCCGAATATGAGCAAGCATCAGCCGTATGTCCGGACGATCTGTCACTTTGATCCCGTCTATGTGGAGAGATTGATGCCGATACCGGGAGCACCCGAGCTGATGGAACCATTCAGACGGCTACAAAATATTCGTCTCCCGCTCAGCCCGGACGAGCGCCAACTGGTGGAACGTCTGCTGGCAGATATGCACCACGCTTGGGACGACGGCGCACCGTCCGCATTATTCCGTTTTCACCTTCGGTTCTATGAGCTGCTGCTGTTTATCTTCGATAAGTGCAGTACGCATGCGTTGCCAGGTCTGCCGCCCCCATCGGAGAAGTTAGAGCATGTACAGCGTATGATCTCATTTATGGAGGAGCATTACATGGAGGATATTCATCTGACAGACCTGGAGGAAGCGCTGCATCTGAATAAGCAGTATATGTCAAAGCTATTCAAGGAGGTTACCGGCGCGACAGTCTTCACGTATCTGTTTGAACGGCGAATCAATCAATCGCGCATCCTGATGACGATGCACCCGGAGATGAAGCTCACAGATATTTCCTATCAAGTAGGCTTCAAGCACCCGGCTCACTATAGCCGTGTTTTCAAGCGGCATATGGGAATGACACCGGAGCAATATCGCAGAAGTCTTGACTTTAACATTCCGTTAACCTCTACCTGATGTTCGGATAACATTGTTTCGCTATCTTTGCCTTATAGATTGGTTAATTCAGGCAGACGCCATTCCGTGATGCCAGAACTGCCACTGCAAGCAAAAGCCGAGGGGGAATAGACATGAAGACGGCAATAAGGCAAGACGATGAAGTGAAAGTCATCAAGGAGGGAGCCCGGCAGCAAGAGGGCACAAAGCCTCAGGAAGCGGTAAACCCGCAGGGGGAGGGTGCGCTGCTGGTGCGCTATATCCGGCCATGTCAGGGCATACTACCAGATGAGCCGTGCCACGTGGTTGGCAAGCTATTCATGGCGCATGAGGGCGAGGAATGCGTGGTCGTTCATGATGGGCAGCAGCAGCCGATCGGGCTGGTGATGCGGGATCGTTTCTTCCGCAAATTGAGTATGCGTTACGGCACCGACCTGTATGGCGAGCGTCCGATTCGGGTGCTCATGCATGAGTCCCCATTCATAGCCGAGCTTGATCTGCCGCCGGAGGAGCTGATACACCGGGCTCTTAGCCGCCCTCATGGACAAGTCTATGACTGTGTCATCATCACGAGAGAGGGGAAATGGATCGGTATCGTGACGATGGCAGACCTGCTGGCGCTCTCCAGCGAGCTGCAGCGCCGAACTGTGCAAGCGCAGATCGATGTCATCCATAGCGTTCATGACAAGCTGAAGGGGATTCGGCGAGCCTCCGGCCAAGTTCATCATACGGCAAGAGAGGGGATCGAGCTGTCGGGGGAAATGGTCGACATGACGCTGCGTGGCAAGCTGGAGCTGGACCGTGTACTGACGTCCAGCCGTCGCCTCTCCGAGCTGACCGCCGAGCAGCAGAAGGGAATGGCTGAGCTCAAGGAGCGAGGCAATGCCATCACTGAGGTCTCGAAGCTGATCCGCGAGCTGGCCGATCAGTGTGGTCTGCTGGCCATTAATGCAGCGATCGAGGCCGCTCGCGCCGGCGAGCACGGAGCCGGCTTCTCTGTGGTTGCCGATGAGATTCGCAAGCTCGCGCAACGGACGAAGCAGTCTGTCGATGAGATTCATCTGTTGACGAGCAGTATTCGAAGCGGAGTCGATACCGCTGCAGAATGGATGGAGAGCGGACGCAAGGAGACACAGGATAGCGAGCGAGTGGCTCGTCATGCCGTGGAGCTATTCCATCAATTATTTGTTGCTGCTGGCAACAATAAGAACGGCTCGGAGATGATGGAGACTGTCTCGGCAGGCAGCCATCAGCATGCCAATCAGGTACTGGAGGAGATGGAGAGACTGCTTCGGGAGATGAAGCATCAAGTCCAGACAAGCATGTCAAGCGCCCTGCGCACGAGCGGCGGATTCCAGTGAGAGACGGCACGAGCTGTGTGCAGACTCCATAGCGGAGTTGCTCCGGGCAAGGGGAGTCGGACAAGCCCTGGGTGCTGTCTTGCCACCAGCTCAGGCACGATGGCCACGCCTGATCCATCAGCTACTGCCTGCAGTGCCAGGCTGGGCTGATCCAATCTCAATACGGGCCGCAGCTCCAGTTGCTGTGCGGCTTCCCATTCCATACAGGCTGCCTCCACCGAAGGATCGGTTATGGAAATAAAAGGATAATGCAGTACATCTGCTGCGCTTAGCGGTTCTACACCCAGCAGCGGATGAGTCGCCGACAGCGCCAGCACGAGCGGCGAATGGAGCAGCTCCTCGCTTCTGATAAGCGGGTTATTGCTTACTTTGGCCTCCCCTTTCCCTGCTGCACCGGACACGATCAGGTCCACCTCCCCTGACACGAGCTTCTCTATTAGGTTCTCCGTTTCCCCTGTTTGAACCGTTATAGCCAATTCCTCACAAATTCCCTGTCCTGTCCTGTAGCCATCAAGTAGCTGCCTCGTTAGCAGTGTGCTTGCCACTGACCCAGAGCAGCCAATGACCAACCGATGGCGGTCGTGCTGCGTCAGCTCCCTCATGCGTCTGCTGGCTTCATCTGAGCTGGCTACGATCTGCCGTGCATAATAGAGCAGTAGCCTGCCGGCCTCCGTCAGCACGACCTTTCCTGTCTTCCACTCGAACAGCTTGGTTTCCCATTCCTCCTCCAGCTTCTTCATATGAAAGCTGACACTCGGCTGCCTCATGTTCAAAGCTTCAGCTACGGCGGTTACTTTTTTTAATTGGTCGATCAGCACAATGATCCTCATTTTTAATATACTCATCACATTCCAGGCTCCCTATTTCACAATTATAGAATTATTCTATGATACATCTGATAATTATTCAATTTACTTTTAATCATTTGTTATTCGCTTTACAAATTGAAAATATTGAATTAATTCAACTGCTCTACAATAACAACTGTAAACAAAATAAAAGCAAGGATAACGGAAGGGGAAACGTTAGAAATGAGAAAGAGCTTGTTATTGATTATGTCCATTGTACTGACCTTCACGCTGGCTGCGTGCGGTGGAGGCAATGCCACCACGAATACATCCAGCGGGAATGCAGGAACCAGCTCCGCAGCAGGAGGAGAAAAGACACAACCAGCCGAAACGAAGAGCCTTGAGGGATCGATACTGGCTGTTGGCTCGTCTGCACTGCAGCCGCTGGTAGAACAAGCTTCCAAGAAATTCATGGACCTTCCCGAATACAATAAGATTACAGTGCTTGTCCAAGGCGGAGGCAGCGGAACCGGTCTGACTCAAGTTGCAGAAGGACAATCTGATATTGGCAACTCCGATATTTTTGCAGAGGAGAAATTCTCTGGAGACGAAGCGTCCAAGGCCGAAGGGCTTGTCGATCATCAAGTTGCAGTTGTCGCTATGGCCGCCGTCGTTAACCCTGCAGTAGGCATCGACAATCTGACCAAGGCACAACTGGTCGACATCTTCACAGGCAAGACAACCAACTGGAAAGAGGTTGGCGGAGCGGATCAGGAGATCGTACTGATTAATCGTCCTGCAAGCTCGGGTACACGCAAAACCTTCGAAAAGTATGCGCTCGGTACGAAGACAGAAGATCTGCCAAAAGCTGTTCAAGAGGAGTCCTCTGGTAACGTAAGAAAGCTCGTAGCAGAGACGCCTGGCGCAATCGGTTATCTGGCTCTGTCTTACCTGGACACAAGCGTTACCGCGCTCAAGTATGAGGGTGTAGACGCAACAGTAGATAACGTAGTGACAGGTAAATATCCGGTATGGGCATACCAGCACATGTATACAAAAGGCGAGCCGACTGCTGTAGTCAAAGCTTTCCTTGACTACATGCTGTCGTCTGAGGTTCAAGGCAAGGACGTTGTAGAGCTGGGATACATCCCTGCTGCCGACATGAAAGTATCCCGCGATCTGAATGGTAATGTGACACAGAAGTAAACAACATTACGTCTGTCCTGACGGACAGCAGCAATCGGAAAAGAGGCGGAATTGCTCCGCCTCTTTTTACAGGATATATGAATGCGAAGATAGGGTTACGATAACTGGATGAAAGGGTCTGCTGCCTATGCAGGACAAACAACG contains:
- a CDS encoding phosphate ABC transporter substrate-binding protein, whose product is MRKSLLLIMSIVLTFTLAACGGGNATTNTSSGNAGTSSAAGGEKTQPAETKSLEGSILAVGSSALQPLVEQASKKFMDLPEYNKITVLVQGGGSGTGLTQVAEGQSDIGNSDIFAEEKFSGDEASKAEGLVDHQVAVVAMAAVVNPAVGIDNLTKAQLVDIFTGKTTNWKEVGGADQEIVLINRPASSGTRKTFEKYALGTKTEDLPKAVQEESSGNVRKLVAETPGAIGYLALSYLDTSVTALKYEGVDATVDNVVTGKYPVWAYQHMYTKGEPTAVVKAFLDYMLSSEVQGKDVVELGYIPAADMKVSRDLNGNVTQK
- a CDS encoding helix-turn-helix transcriptional regulator; the protein is MAVFETMLRHERIDFGYRHDQPIQAVFHSHMEYEIFYFHEGSCRYLIGDKIYELEPGDLILMHGMTLHCPNMSKHQPYVRTICHFDPVYVERLMPIPGAPELMEPFRRLQNIRLPLSPDERQLVERLLADMHHAWDDGAPSALFRFHLRFYELLLFIFDKCSTHALPGLPPPSEKLEHVQRMISFMEEHYMEDIHLTDLEEALHLNKQYMSKLFKEVTGATVFTYLFERRINQSRILMTMHPEMKLTDISYQVGFKHPAHYSRVFKRHMGMTPEQYRRSLDFNIPLTST
- a CDS encoding DUF420 domain-containing protein — translated: MKQKRSFTLPIVIFSIVLVGTIGLLFFLPAYEGEVGFDVTILPLLNAIYNLFTFSFLVISLIAVKKGNINRHRNFIMCAFVSTALFLVTYVVYHFLTEPTPFGGGPIMKMIYFFVLFSHILLAIVNVPLALIAVVRGFNMQIEKHRRIARWTMPVWLYVSATGVLVYILISPYY
- a CDS encoding sugar phosphate nucleotidyltransferase, yielding MRIVLLSGGSGQRLWPWSSGARTKVFLRLLNDDSGAPQSMLERICNQLEQAGLLQTAAIVTHASQVELTRQHCGEKLAIWSEPHKRGTFHAIALAAASLYTAGAAGDEETVCVLPADMYAEQPFLSLLRQLPDALAQSGAELALIGCSPDHPSTQYGYIVPQQTKTCPAYSRVSRFTEKPDKTSAAALIAEGALWNCGVFAFRLGYMLQLMKERGLPLNPEQLLQRYAKLATLSFDEEVAEHCSHAIVLRYTRAWKDLGSWSALTSEIGQRQIGAGSISAGSPGTWLVNELACPVHVIDVPEIIVAASAAGVLVASRENADRIKQLHPVADAVTWMEEKRWGHMRTLDYSRSASGSECWTRKVSMTPCASTSYHLHRRRHTVWTVVSGRGRFFCQGQQRNVEPGTVLDIPPGMPHGICSGTRALEWIEVQLGERLLEDDKHELARECLEQT
- a CDS encoding LysR family transcriptional regulator, whose product is MSILKMRIIVLIDQLKKVTAVAEALNMRQPSVSFHMKKLEEEWETKLFEWKTGKVVLTEAGRLLLYYARQIVASSDEASRRMRELTQHDRHRLVIGCSGSVASTLLTRQLLDGYRTGQGICEELAITVQTGETENLIEKLVSGEVDLIVSGAAGKGEAKVSNNPLIRSEELLHSPLVLALSATHPLLGVEPLSAADVLHYPFISITDPSVEAACMEWEAAQQLELRPVLRLDQPSLALQAVADGSGVAIVPELVARQHPGLVRLPLPGATPLWSLHTARAVSHWNPPLVRRALDMLVWT
- a CDS encoding methyl-accepting chemotaxis protein, which gives rise to MKTAIRQDDEVKVIKEGARQQEGTKPQEAVNPQGEGALLVRYIRPCQGILPDEPCHVVGKLFMAHEGEECVVVHDGQQQPIGLVMRDRFFRKLSMRYGTDLYGERPIRVLMHESPFIAELDLPPEELIHRALSRPHGQVYDCVIITREGKWIGIVTMADLLALSSELQRRTVQAQIDVIHSVHDKLKGIRRASGQVHHTAREGIELSGEMVDMTLRGKLELDRVLTSSRRLSELTAEQQKGMAELKERGNAITEVSKLIRELADQCGLLAINAAIEAARAGEHGAGFSVVADEIRKLAQRTKQSVDEIHLLTSSIRSGVDTAAEWMESGRKETQDSERVARHAVELFHQLFVAAGNNKNGSEMMETVSAGSHQHANQVLEEMERLLREMKHQVQTSMSSALRTSGGFQ
- a CDS encoding helix-turn-helix transcriptional regulator — encoded protein: MEYYNEKVQYENPLLSLHVIVTERTDDRMIDWHYHREVELLLIESGVLDVYVDDEYYQLHAGDIAIIGNSQLHRDRSIGCPLRYVVVQFDLEQFFDHSTMPYIRYFFEAEQPLSRINYIFNEKPQVKQQIAAIMREIQVETSEKQTGYELAVDLLVKKIILLLLRNDQRKVLTERESFDRQRMKPVLSYVEDRLGDRISINEVCQLANMSYYYFVKFFKKTFGMSFTEYVNYRKIKWAERLLLTRDVSIAEVGELIGMPNMAHFYKMFRKYHACSPKEYQKRMFAWNQGQA
- a CDS encoding DUF6492 family protein; the protein is MSKPGTLFIQSVRSAAHSSSPSDHTNLPDSSKTSGTHSKLTIDVFIPAIEKDIGTLPYVIDSVRKQVRHPIDKLMIVSPDLPRIRELCRKKGCTFVDERTLLPFTKKQIQYRSKRWERSGWLYQQLLKLAGEKLGRQSHYLVIDADTVLLRPHRFKSGAKHVFYTRRWSQDEYFVTYARLLGRKASSPRSFVAHYMLMDKRKVRELKKVIEQRHGVKWHTAIMNSIRKHKQFGFSEFETYGNYLYAQQPDRIRFKPAQNKSLSTEASLLTPGKLASLALRYRSLSFHKRRAYVRRPGSQRSKA